The DNA segment AAGGGTGctaaaaaaccaatgaaatgAAGAAGCCAATCCCGTTTCAGCCGTCTAAAAAAGCCCAGTACCATGGTTttcaggatgccattgtgcaGTACACTGTAGGCCAAATGTCAAGACATTTCTACTCTTGCTGATCAGGGTGCATGCCAGCTACATGCCAGTGCACTAGCTTGGACTTCTCGATACATACCCATTTGAATCTTCTCTGGACATCCACTGGGATCTTCTTGCCAGCCATCTCCATCTTTGATGAGTCCATAGCGGCAGAAGATCAACAGGTCATCAATCTGGCCTACCACAAGTCTGAGGAGACCGAAAACAGACCAAATACAATCTGTACAAAAGTATGACATGGGTTGTGACTGACGCAACTATGACATACATCAGATGTAattcatgaacattttttcaaGATTAATCACATAACCATTGATACTTATGACAAACTTACTTTTATGCATCTTATGTAGTTATAAACCCCAGGGTTTTCATGTATGTAAACAATATTTGGAAAGTTTTCCGCCCGTGTCAGTCCCTTAATTTGCAAGGCTAGGTTCTCATTCTGTGTGTCTTCTGTATATTTTCTCCCTCAACGTTATCATTTAGGTGGGATACTGCGAGAAGTCTTACCAACAAGACTTAAGTGACGCTGACTAGCAAACAAACTGGCAATCAACTTGCAAATTAGACATCTGACCTCAACTTTTAACGATTGCTACCTGCTTAATGTCACCCATGTTATCAACCTGTATATTTGTCGTCACTCTCtctcagttaatgaattcatAATGGAACATCCGTTTTCTTCCCCCTGTCAGCATGAACAACTGTAAAATATGCCACTAAGCTTTTCATAAAAGACCTTATTTCTTAAATAAGCCACAGTTTCAAAAATGTATGTGAGACGCCAAACCCACAGCGATACCAAAGTGTATAGGACCTCATCGGCTAAGGGTGTTAATATTCACTGAGTAACGAAAATCTATGATGTACGAAAAGATATATTCTGATGATACCTGTTGATAACCAGCTGATTGGTGTCACAGTGCGCGTTGTCGACGGGACAGTGGGTTGTGGAAAAAGCACACTTCCTGCAGAATGTGTGTCCACATCGTATGTTGATGACGGGATCTTTATATAACGTCCTACAAACAGGACAGTGTAGATGGCTGCTGACTTCGTCAACGATCTTGGTTGGAACACTCACATCGTCTTCCATTGCACATTATCTTTACTTCCGTGTTTCAATGAAGGGATGTCTCTTTGATTATTTTTCGTTAAATGTAACAAGTGCACATAAAAGGACCACTATGTAAAATTGTTGAAGAAAATCACTtatgtataaaatattaatttatcaGAACTGAATGTGAGGATACACGGTATGCCCATGCGTTCGAATGTATGAAGCAGAAAACGATAAAAATGATTACTCCCCTACAGCGGGAAATTCGCGAGGATTTCCCTTGCAAACCACGTAGCCAAGTTTCATGAGTAGATATAGTATTTCATATAGAGACACGAAACACCGTGCCGGTTCTACATATGGCTTGGCAAGCATTTATACTGAACAATAAAAGAAACGTAACTGTTGGTTTTTACGaagtttttaaatgtatataGAACAcctaaacatgaacgcttacttttatgagatttaattcatatttcaaatttgtgtttcttttgctgttcaatacATCACTGATGCCGCGCAGTGGCTTCGTGGATAGTGTTTCGGTTCGTCGAGCAGTCAAACAATTAGCAAAATTAACTcgatgagaaaaaaaaaatattaatattgtaAGCTCTAAATTTCGGCAACTGACAACAGGATTGGCTATTTGAATACTCAGTTGTTACAGGGACCATATAATAAATTTATTAATCTTTTCAAATCTtccggtttagaattggtcttcagcaagtcatacttgtcgtaagaggcgactggcgggatcggatggtcaagatcgctgacttggttgaatcATGATATCGCATCCCAAATGCCTATGtagatgcttatgatgtcagtcactggactcTGTCCAGACAGACCCCCGCCCTAGAGCCGGACACTTGTTGAAttcggcattaaacaacaaacagacaaatgcAGTCAATTCTTTTATTCCAAGACGTTGTGTGTGTAAGTCAGGGCATTATGTTCTTGGCAAGGTAAACCACAGAGTCCACTGAAGCCTCTGTTCATGGCAACAGTTGTTGACTGGCGTGTTTGCTTGTATGATGTCACGCGACACTCTGCAATTTTCCGGCTATACGACAGCAGTTTGTAAATtatccaatctggaccagaacaaccagtgattgacatttaTGAGCACTCATATACGCAGTGGGATTACCGCTTGGCGTTCTACACATTTCCTTTCAATCAGTACTACATGGTGCATTAATCCTTCCTATCCCATTTAGGAAAACACTGTACGTACCACACAGGTAACAGCAATCACAGCCAATATTGACTGTAGGTAGAGACGCACGTACAGGTAAGGACCGTGTATAAGTGCTGTAACGTATAAAACCCTTTTTTGTCCTCAGTGTCTGCAAATAATATTCAATCCTTAAATACAACCAGAGACATCCCAGGGATGTGATGCTAATTTGAGGATACGTCGGGCCAGGTGCTCAAAATAAATAGTGTCCCAGAAATGTACATATCTTTTGTTGATTCAGTTGCACAGATTTAAATCTCTTGGTATACACGTGTTCCATGGTCGGCGGCACCTCCAACTTACATCCACTATGTATGGCGCAACTGCAGCCTTTCAACATCTAATGTTATTGAAAGTTGATCCTAGCTGTATGTTGTGCGTATTGTTCATGCGATGAAACAACTGGTGTCACGTCAAGCTACAGAGATTTGGTGTCACTGAGTATATTCACGAATGATGCATAGATATTCATTGCATTGCGGCTCTACATAAAATTGTGAACCTCTCCCATGCGTCCAAACAGGGACACCTTTCCGCATGCGTTCCAAATGGGACACCCATTTTTTCATGCATCCTTAGGCGGGGCAGGTCTGCTGAAATGCCAAACGCCAAAGGCGACCTTCATAGAcatcaaaatcaaacaaacaacaactgtACAACTGGTCTGCTTGAttggtattttagaagttggtgagtcactCTATGGGCAAGATAGTTGATGTATGACCTCTTCGTTATGATGCAACGGAATATACATTTTGTGTGttctatttatatatattatatgccaTATATTCAGTGCGTCTCCCAGCCAACACGACTTAAGCACAACATCTCTGAATATGGTTACATAAAGGTGCATACCATTGGGAGTTATGTCAAATGTTCTGAAgatcgcacgcacgcacgcacgcacgcacacacacactggaAATTGGTACACAAGACATTTCAAGTGACTACACCGAACATGATACAGTAATTAGATATTAATAACATTAAATAATAACATAAAAAATGTAGCTGTAAACAAAGTCCTAAAACATGTTCAGACCTCAAACGAGTCATGAGACAAGGTTTGAGGTTCTCTTGTTGTATTTCTGATCACAGCTTCTGTTGAATAACATAGTACTTTGAATTCCATTTGGTGCGAAGCCCACCATCCCGCGTTACATAGTCATACAAACTGCACAACATGTTACTCGAGAGGCCGCCAAATGTAAAAGCCACACAGTATTTTGTGGCAACACAAAGACTACAGCACTGTCGTACACTGTCACTTGCTGACGTTAAAATGGCCGACACATCAACATCCGGTTCGACATTTTCCGCCTCCAGAGCATAATAGTTATGCCGCATGGAGGGTGTCTTTGAGCATACTTCGGTATCTGTAAGATAAAATATAAGTTCTGAACACACAGTTAGGTGTGGGGTCTATATATTTTTTCCACAAACGGCACAGCTCATTATAAGTTTGAGTGCGGCCAGTCTTCATCCTCTCAATCTCAAAGACTCCTTATCTCAGTATGGTTGACCATCACAGGTTGTCGTAGACAGTTCAGAGGTCAGCCTGACAACGTCCTACTCTATAATTCGTAAAGGTTCGTTCTCACGGTGCGACTtgtagtaacaacttgaagcaTAACTTGTAGTAGCAATAAAGATCGTAACGACGTTGTTGTTTGTGTCCTTGTGAGTCGCATGCAACTCGTATCTCGCGAGATTCTCACGTATGACTCCGCAACATGGATCCGTCGAGTGATGAAGAAACGCTAGCCGTGGTAATCATGGTGTTCATGTCGCAGCATGGTTGCAACTAGATGTATGCGATTTCAAGTCGTTACGATTTGGGTGTTCTCACCTTGCAACTGCGTTGCAtgcttcaagttgttactacaAGTCGCACCGTGAGAACGCGCCTTAATATGTTGTGGAATTACAGCTGATAAAATACGTCTTTATGATAAACTGGAGGGATAAATATCCCACGTATGACAGTAATTACTGATATGACAAGTGCTGGCATCTAATGGACAAGCGTGAGGAGGTTTAGCCACGTTAAATCTTTATGAATAGATGTGAGTACGAAACAGATGAGGCGGTCTCACGTGTCTCCGTCATAGCTCCGTCCCACAAAttgatcttagcactaagactgtcGTACGTCGTGCACAAGGTGGGTAAAACAATGGAAGGACATCGACTATTTGATGCATATATGAAATCATGTCTGATATCTAGTATATGCCTAATCGCAGAATTTCAAATAAGCCAGAACTTAGTATTGACAGCAAACCAATCATTCTGACATACAGACTGGTGGTTATAATCAGTGGTTTAATATGTGTTACTATGTTCAGTCAAGGCATATGGCCTTCTCGTTAAATTCCTAAGTCATCTTTGGATTCATCcatttatttaaaatgtttctTACGTAATCCTTTCAATAGCCAAACGTTGTTTCCCAAAGAGTTTCAACGTGTCTAATGTAGCTTTCTCCGTAGTCCAATAAAGTAGACAGAATTTGAGCGGTTATCTGTTTTTTGTTTGATGGTTAACGACACTtggagcaatattccagctgtaaggcGTCGGTATGTACATAAtcacatctggaccagacaatcccgtcaTTGACACTACGAGTATCCATCTATGAAACTAGAGTATGATGACGTAGGCAAACTAACTCCGCGATTCTCACCACCAATACCCTGTAGTCGCATCTCATGACAAAACAGCATTAATTAattttaacctggatcttcacgggtccggtTATCTACGTACCAAATACAGGCTGAGACGGTTCAGAATCTTGACAGTATGAAATATGGCTTGACTTCCTGTTCGCTCCTGTAGATACGTAGTCGTAGATGGCCATGCATGTGACGCTGCCACGGAAGCCGTCTTTATCATCCAGTGCATGGCCAACACGTAGCAGCCCCGTCTCTGTAACATTCGTGGATCCCCCAACGCACGTGGCAGCACTTGTAACATAAGACGTATTAGTCACCATTCCAATGTTACCACCGTTACGTTCAATGGAGACAAAGTGCCACATGTCTGCTGTTAGGGCTACTGTTTGGATGAGAGAGTCACAACACAAGGAGGAATCGCATAGTGACAGGGTTATGTTAGACGACCTCGCAGTCAGCTTCACATCTCGAATACCAGTTTCGGTCCCAGTGTACCGGAAATGCAGTATTGTCCCCGAAGAAGGATGGCCGGGGTTAACAAAGAGGGCGATTTGAAAATCTCCTTGCAGGACCCCAAACGGTATGTTTAGGTCTAAGTAGGAGATTGAGGAACCGTCCAGCATCAGAGACTGCCTGGAAGGTATCTCTGGACAGCCATCAGCCAGTCTGGAACACTGGGACTGAGGAGGATACTGTGGTGCTGCCCCCCTTATGCTGTAGCCATATGTCGTGTTATCCAGACGCCACATTGTCACAGGATCGCGGACAACTGTATCCACATCGATGATCTGGCTTGGCCcttaaacaaaccaaaccaaattcATTAGCTACGTCTTTTCAAACCCATTCATGAAACCACAAATAAACTGTAGAGaaagtggggttgcgcagcatagagaataggacaagtcttcttatatgcgagcgaagtgagcaaaggttggcaacgcactttcctcgcttcggttcgacaaatatttttcatgtccgCATATAAGACGACTTGTcctattctctatgctgcgcaaccccatttgctaTACGGTTTGATATTGATTAAACTCATATGAAATTAGCTGGTAACCCTGCTTACTGCGTTTGATATTTCAAAAAATATTACAAGAAAACTGTAGTCATGGAGTAACCCAGCAACTGGAACATGCCACTCCACCTGTGTGAGGAACATTCTTATGACGTTATGGACTATCCCTGGTCAAACGTTGAGATTCCTGTGACCTCATAAAGAGGGCTGTAACTGAAGTATTCCGTATAAAAGCAGGGTGTGCAGATACTTTCTTTGATTCCCCCACAGTCATCATGCTTCTAGTTCAAACTTCAAAGAGCAAGATTATATTAGTGGTAGCAGCGAAGTACCAGAATGACTACCGATATTTTACACTGACCCCTTTCCCGGGTAATTCAGTTTACTGACTACAAAAGTCAGCGTTCAATACTACAATTCTCTGATTGAATCTTTTCGAAGAACGtgaggtgttgataaaaatatcaCGAGACAATCAATGCTGAAAGAGACCTCCTGGGGTAACCATTACGACAATACAACGTCTCTTCGTGGACACAAGAACCTGTCGGAATATTTTAACTGGAAGTTGTCACCCATGAGAGTGCTTGCCCATGTTCTTGCAGTTTCTGGGTTGATCTATCTGCTGTTGCACTCGTTGATGATAATTGTGCGAGAATAGATCACGTGTATGGCCGTCAATAAATTGAAAGTTTCCCATGAAACGCATCTCATCTTCAATTATATTAATCGTTAGCTCAGCATTTTCTAGTATGGAACGACTATTGAGCGACTGGGTGTGCTGTTGACATACAACTACCTTGAGGAAGACGACGCAATATACATGACACAATACTGATTCAACATACAATAGTTTCAATAGATCATTTCCGACTGTTTTGGATCCGTTTGGTTCATAGTACCGTGGTATAAAACCCGTATTAAAATGGCGGCTTGAGGAAATCCCGAAGAGAACATTAAAGCGTTGTTGACTTTATTGACACTATAAGATGTAACCAGCGCGAATCACGATAAGTTTTTCCCGCAACAACTAAGGGATGCAACTCAGTATAGCTACCACCCGTGCCCCTCCTCTAATGTCAATCTTCATTTCAGTACTTGACAAGACCAGAGGCTTCTAGTACATTACAATGCAAAATATACAATCAGATATGGTTTTGAAAGATAAATAAAATTGTAGAAACTCACCGAATGAAATACCAGACACTCTTTTTTGGATTTAAGTTGATTCTGCACATGGTGGCATGATAAATGAATATAGCTAAATCTTGCACAACTTTaccatttgtatttgaaaacaataaataagaTTTCGTTAAATTTGGGTATGTAAAATAATTGCAGGGTTGCAGAAATCTTTCTCTAAGTTGTAAGCAAGTCGATCATACAGGTAGAAAATGATACTCATCTTCAACTGAATTTAAGTTACAAACATTGCAAATTCTTTGGTCACGACTAATGTTTATAAAATATCATATATTACACCTAGTAAAGCATTGAGCACCCCTAAATATGTGTATTTTCACGAGTACAGTTTAAGCAGTTTGTGACAGGATGTCGGTATTTAACACCGCACCTGCCATTATGCGGTTGTGCGTGTCGGGCATATAGTTGGGCTGTATTTAAGGATGTATATGAATGTATTTAAGGCTCAAAGTTGATTCTGTACAATCAACAATATATGTTTCATCTGGTCCATCCTAGATCACTTACGGTCTGCTATCATCAGGGTTCCCACGAGACCAGGAAATTTCACATCCCACTTTCAAATCTTTGAAAAATCATGGAATTTGAAAAAGATGACTATATGCACGATGTTATGGATCATAGAGGGAAAAtcttagtttgttttttttttaatttataaGGATACGGCATTTTGAGGTGGATTTTCACCAATTTTCAATGGtaatttaataaactttcaggactaaaggggtgtgtgtgtgcgcaccCCAGCACACCCAGAGGCGTCTTCCCAAAGTGCCCACAGTCCCAGTCTGCCTACAGCGTAAAACAACATGATATGGTCCAGTGGTCAGGGCATGTGGTTAATGAGCTGACCTGGTCTACCCCTGTTAAAATGGACTTGACCACTTAGTTGCTGAATGAACCTACCCGTGTAACTTCTTGGGTATATTCCCACTCTGCCTACACAGGTCCAACAAATGACGaagggtttttttattgttcaGAGAATTTCATTAATTTTCAGACATGGAAACAATGATAATGCATAATAAACAATGATATAAGAATACGTTACTGGTCAGTAACTTGTACACTGGTTTCAGAGTTCACTAGGGTAGTCCTTCAATGAGCCAACTTGATAAGATGTCCTGCAGCATCCAGATATTGTAGAGGTGATTTTCTGCCGCACTGGAGGTGTTCCTTAGGTCGCAGGAGTCTAGCATCGAGTTCTCTATAAACACGCTTCCGAGATTTAGGAAGGGCGCCACAGTCAAATTTGGCACGCTTGGTTTTGTTTGCTGCTTCTATATCCTTTATGTTTGTGATGAAgaggtagatgtgtgtgtgggcTTTGGTGATGAGGTACTTCAGTTTCAGGTGCCATCCTTCCAAATGGTTGTTTGTCCTTTGTCCCATGTTTTCATTATGCGTCCATATCCGTACGGCAAAGCGCGCTTCGTAGTCAACCCATGCACGCGTGACACAGTCATTGAAGTTCCTGACCTTGTCTGACCCTGGTTCTTCTTCCATGGCAGCAATCCAAGTGTCCTGCACCATGTCTCGAGGAAGTAATGGAGGGGCGGCTGCTCTCCTGACATGAGTTTGAACATGTGGGTTGTCCTGTTAGTCTTTCGCCAGTCCCTTCTCAGCTACGTTTCTCCACATGACCTGCGTATAATGAAAGAAGCATCCAAACATCTCGTCGTCGTCCCCATCATCAATGCACAGGAATTCCTTTCCATCTTAAGTGTGTGTCCATGGTCCTTCAAGTTGAACTTCAGCCAGTGACTTGGGCAGGACTTTGCTTCAGTGTCGATAGAGAGACGACTTGACACTCGAGTACGACCGGACAGATCCTGGGTCAGCAACCTCGTTCCTCTTCATATAGCTTTTGGATGAATGTGTCGTCTTCCTGTACGTAGTCTGCTAAGGCGTCGAACCTCGTCCTCAGATTCCACTGGGGGCTGGTTGTGCGGCGTTGATGCTTTTGAAAAAGAGACCCTTACTCCAATCAACACACCCGTAATCCATTGATAATTGGAATGTTCCATTACTTCACAGAGCAAAAAAGACATTTCCGAAAGTGCATACAATATTTTTGTTGGTAGATTGGGATGTAGGCAGATTAGGACTGTAGGCAGTATGGGACGTAACCCACTCAGAGGGACACCCACTGGATCCACTGATGGAACTGAAGATGCACACCCATATGTCTCTGCTCTCTGACCACATTTACGTTTGTTATTAGTGGTAACAGGTAGGTGGCGCTGCGCCTTAGCGACACGTATAGAAACTGCTCTCTCGTTATTATACATTTTtgctatttttgttgttttctgtcGTCAAAGTCATTCAGgttttgaaaagattgttttCTTCAATATTTGAAGATCGTGATGAACCGATTGCGGTTTTTCAGTGTTTTCTACGGCTTGATAGCCCAAACATGTATTCGGACAGTTTGCCATGGGTTAACCTGTgggataggtcttcagcaacccatgcctgtcacaAACGtcgactgtacttgtcgtacGAGACGACTAAGGgggtcggatggtcagactcgcggacttggttgacacatgtcatcggttcccagttgcgcagatcgacgttcatgctgttgatcactggattatctgactCGActattacagaccaccgccatacagctgctacattgctgagtgcggcgtaaaactaaagtcactcccTCATTTGTCATGGGTTAAAATCTTCAATCATTTTTCTGCCATTATGATGTAATGATGGCAAATTCTTGGTATGCAAGCATTGTATGTTTTTAAAACGTTTTGTCGAGAAGTGATGTCCGTTGCAATTTCCTCTGATAGGGATATCTCACGTACACAGTTTCCTCTGATAGGGGTATCCCACGCAGACAGTTTACTCTCACTTGGGTATCTCAGGTAGACAATGTCCTCTGCTAGGGGTATCTCATGTAGACAATTTCCTGATAGTGGTATCCCACGTAGACAGTTTCCTCTGAAAGGGGCATCCGACTTACGTAGAGTACAGGCAGTTATCCAAGCACATTGCGGGTACTCTAACGATTTATTTTACCACGTCCCCAGGTTACTTATGACTCCCCACGCACCGTTGTCGGATCCTCTCCCCATAACTGAAATATGTATCATTTTGAGTCGAAGCGGATTTCAGTATTGTAACTTATCAATTATTGAAACCTTAGTGGAAAGTATTCTGTTTGTATTTTCTTGTCAAAACAACAGACTAAAATGCACCTCTaacagaacaacaacaacaacaactctaACAACAGGTTTGCTCCTGGTATGCATGTTGCATTACATACATCATTCAACGTAATAAATGATGTCTcaactgtctgtgtgtgtaatcTGATTTATTTACAGCCTGATTTACACCAACTATGTAGACACAATTATATAATAGGTCTGTTTTAAGGTAGGTGttattgttttcaagtttttgtATGTTTAAGCACAGCAGTAACCGATATACCTATACTCAAGTTGGTGGGTTGATCTTCAGGCGCGTAATTCTAttatatgttttttgttgtgtCCATGTATGGCGCTCGACATTGCTGGGTTAAGACAAGCcctaggcctagattttcgaagctctcttcgcgctaagatagtcgtaagtcccatacattaacattaacctacgacaatcttagagctaagagagcttcgaaaatccaggCCCTGGTCCGTATACTATGTTTTGGCCCCAAAATAATTATTAATAAACCATGCTTGGGTAGTTTCATATCTCTACTCGTGGGTACACGAATGAAAAATGCATAAACAGCAGAAACGGTTTAAGGATACCCTGAGCGCTATTGATAGATTACAATCAAGCCAACAGATAGTAGCACCAATGGATAACTGTACAGAAATATAACATAACCTACCTGGTGTTGTGAACATTCCATTGCATTCACTGTAGGCTTTTGATGTGTCCGCATTCTCAAAGACATAGTCGTAGATCAACACACACGTCATTTTTCCCGTAAAGAAGTCACCTCTGTCGAGATTCTGCCCTAGCCACAGTTCCCCTGGGGTGCCAAGATATACAACTGTGCCTTGTGGGGGTGCTGGGAGGGTAACGGAAGTACCGCCAATGTCTAGATAAAGCCTGTAATTGTCTGCATCCCTCTTGAACACAACGCGCTGCCATGCATCCAATGTTATATCTGTGGGATGGGCCATAGTCCAAGAAAGACTGTTAGaaatcatttcacatttaacCCTACCGTTTTCGATGCTGATGACGATCTCATCAATCCTGTCCGTTTCTTCAGAAGTGTATCTGTAATGGACTAGAGTTCCTGAGGCTGCGGCCGGATACACAAGCAAGAAAAATGAGAAAGATTGGAACTGGTGGTTGTTAGTCATTAAGACCTTGACGTAATCATCTGTCCCGTCAAAACTGAAAGCTCTGTAGGTCAAGGACGGATGACCAGATCCCACCGTCATCAGATCAGTCATTTTAGGGTATTCGGCATCTACTGACGACACCTTTTCAAAAGCCCCCGCTCGGTCCCCTAGCTGCCACCCCAACTTTGCATTGCTATAACACCGGACGCTGTGACGCTGAACAACTGcaacaaaaacgatgtttttcTGTCAGAAAAGATTACCTGTTCAAAGTCTTTTTATAATATTTCATCGCAGATTAAAAGCTGTGTACAGTCAGACCTCGAATTCATCTTTAATACAATCGCCCCAAACCACGTTCTACAATACTTTTGAATCTGTTTTAACTACAGAGCAATACCTCCACGATGTTAATCTCAGAAAATTCCTCGTCTCATTATCCACATTTAGATGCCCTTCACATGATCTTATGATCGAGAAGGGCAGATATCATAATGTTCCAAGAGAACACAGACTGTgcaaattttgcacattaaaTGTGATTGAAGATGAGCTTCACTTTTTGCTGGTATGTACTTATAGTTACTACACTACTTTAAGGACAAACTATCTACCGCAATACTACCATTGATATCCTACCATGtttaaattaaatttgttaattaACTCCAGTTATGCAACTTATATTCACAAACCTGGTATGTATATCCACCATGTTTTTGAACGTCGAAAACGCGTTTGCAAACATTGTGATGGTATGCCATAGCTGTTATCATACTTATCCTATAGGCCTGTGGCCTCTTCAGCACTGGTATTAAGAGATTGAGGATCTA comes from the Haliotis asinina isolate JCU_RB_2024 chromosome 12, JCU_Hal_asi_v2, whole genome shotgun sequence genome and includes:
- the LOC137257427 gene encoding uncharacterized protein, producing MMWLPVWACALLYVVQRHSVRCYSNAKLGWQLGDRAGAFEKVSSVDAEYPKMTDLMTVGSGHPSLTYRAFSFDGTDDYVKVLMTNNHQFQSFSFFLLVYPAAASGTLVHYRYTSEETDRIDEIVISIENGRVKCEMISNSLSWTMAHPTDITLDAWQRVVFKRDADNYRLYLDIGGTSVTLPAPPQGTVVYLGTPGELWLGQNLDRGDFFTGKMTCVLIYDYVFENADTSKAYSECNGMFTTPGEQPPLHYFLETWCRTLGLLPWKKNQGPSQIIDVDTVVRDPVTMWRLDNTTYGYSIRGAAPQYPPQSQCSRLADGCPEIPSRQSLMLDGSSISYLDLNIPFGVLQGDFQIALFVNPGHPSSGTILHFRYTGTETGIRDVKLTARSSNITLSLCDSSLCCDSLIQTVALTADMWHFVSIERNGGNIGMVTNTSYVTSAATCVGGSTNVTETGLLRVGHALDDKDGFRGSVTCMAIYDYVSTGANRKSSHISYCQDSEPSQPVFDTEVCSKTPSMRHNYYALEAENVEPDVDVSAILTSASDSVRQCCSLCVATKYCVAFTFGGLSSNMLCSLYDYVTRDGGLRTKWNSKYYVIQQKL